From the genome of Pedobacter sp. MC2016-14, one region includes:
- the metE gene encoding 5-methyltetrahydropteroyltriglutamate--homocysteine S-methyltransferase: protein MLTQNLGYPRIGSQRQLKKACEHYWAGKIDLTELNKVARTIKEQNWQTQLDAEIDLIPCNDFSFYDQVLDTSLLLGVIPQRYAPVLSQVKKNNEIDLYFAMARGYQKDGLDITAMEMTKWLDTNYHYIVPEFTANQEFKIFNENVFGEYNAARQLLGDKAKPVLIGPVSYLMLGKEKEQGFERIELIKKLVPVYIDIINRLQQQGATWIQLDEPCLALDLTRKEKETFDYAYRTIAKRVNGVKLLVATYFDALLDNTQLAVNLPVAALHIDLVRAANKLDEVLALIPDGLQLSLGLVDGRNVWKNDYQQSLGLLNKAVEKLGAARVIIAPSCSLLHSPIDLELEIDIDPEIRNWMAFAKQKLTEVSDIRKIATGSTELLEANKKAFESRQLSQKVHKQAVKDRITGIKEEDCRRKSAFPVRQLLHHERFNFPAFPTTTIGSFPQTNDIRELRAKFKKGDLSLEQYDQVIEQATVDAIRWQEEIGLDVLVHGEFERNDMVEYFGEQLDGFLFTKNGWVQSYGSRCVKPPVIFGDVSRPQNMTVRWSKFAAAQTDKPMKGMLTGPVTILQWSFVRNDQPRETTANQIAFAIRDEVLALEEAGIGIIQIDEAAIREGLPLRKAKHPHYLDWAVKAFRLTASGVQDQTQIHTHMCYSEFNNIIEHIAAMDADVITIETSRSQMELLQAFAHFDYPNEIGPGVYDIHSPRVPGTEEMAALLAKAAELLPARNLWVNPDCGLKTRKWPETKAALENMVAAARYAREQINVSSLI, encoded by the coding sequence ATGTTAACACAAAACCTCGGCTACCCGCGGATAGGGAGCCAAAGACAATTGAAAAAAGCCTGCGAACACTATTGGGCAGGCAAAATTGACCTTACAGAATTGAATAAAGTGGCCCGTACCATCAAAGAGCAAAACTGGCAAACTCAATTAGATGCAGAAATTGATCTCATCCCTTGTAATGATTTTAGCTTTTATGATCAGGTATTAGATACCAGTTTGCTGCTGGGCGTTATCCCTCAGCGTTATGCCCCGGTACTTTCACAAGTTAAAAAAAACAATGAGATTGACCTCTATTTTGCCATGGCCCGCGGTTACCAAAAAGATGGTTTGGATATTACCGCAATGGAAATGACCAAATGGTTAGATACCAATTACCATTACATTGTTCCAGAATTTACAGCAAATCAGGAATTCAAAATTTTTAATGAAAACGTATTTGGAGAATATAATGCAGCCAGGCAGTTGCTTGGCGATAAAGCCAAGCCGGTTTTAATTGGGCCGGTAAGTTATTTGATGTTAGGCAAAGAAAAGGAGCAAGGCTTTGAGCGCATTGAGCTGATTAAAAAACTTGTTCCTGTTTATATTGACATTATCAACCGTTTACAACAGCAAGGTGCCACCTGGATACAGTTGGATGAGCCCTGCCTTGCCTTAGACCTCACTAGGAAAGAAAAAGAGACATTCGATTACGCTTATCGTACTATTGCAAAAAGAGTAAATGGGGTTAAACTGCTGGTGGCTACTTATTTTGATGCCCTGCTGGATAATACCCAACTGGCCGTAAATCTTCCTGTAGCCGCTTTACATATCGATCTGGTTCGTGCAGCAAATAAATTGGATGAAGTCCTTGCATTGATCCCTGATGGTCTCCAACTTTCTTTAGGACTTGTAGATGGACGGAATGTATGGAAAAATGATTACCAACAATCGTTAGGCCTGCTCAATAAAGCAGTTGAGAAATTAGGTGCAGCAAGGGTAATTATTGCACCTTCCTGCTCGCTGTTGCACAGCCCAATAGACCTGGAGTTGGAAATCGATATAGATCCGGAGATCAGGAACTGGATGGCATTTGCCAAACAAAAACTGACTGAAGTAAGCGACATCCGTAAAATTGCAACAGGCAGTACAGAATTGCTTGAAGCTAATAAAAAAGCATTTGAAAGCAGACAGCTGTCGCAAAAAGTACACAAACAAGCCGTTAAAGATCGTATTACTGGAATCAAAGAGGAAGATTGCAGACGTAAAAGTGCCTTTCCAGTGCGTCAGCTCCTACACCACGAACGCTTTAATTTTCCTGCCTTTCCTACAACCACTATCGGTTCATTTCCTCAAACGAATGACATCCGTGAGTTGCGTGCCAAATTTAAAAAAGGGGATTTAAGTCTTGAACAATACGATCAGGTCATTGAACAGGCTACTGTTGATGCCATTAGATGGCAGGAAGAGATTGGCCTGGATGTGCTGGTACATGGAGAGTTTGAACGGAATGATATGGTAGAATACTTTGGCGAGCAACTGGATGGTTTTTTATTTACTAAAAACGGTTGGGTTCAAAGCTATGGCAGTCGCTGCGTAAAACCACCTGTTATTTTTGGCGATGTAAGCCGCCCTCAAAACATGACGGTACGCTGGAGTAAATTTGCTGCTGCACAAACCGATAAGCCTATGAAAGGAATGCTTACTGGCCCGGTAACTATTTTGCAATGGTCATTCGTACGTAACGATCAGCCTCGTGAAACCACAGCCAACCAAATTGCCTTTGCCATCCGTGATGAAGTATTGGCACTGGAAGAAGCAGGAATTGGTATTATTCAGATTGATGAGGCCGCCATACGGGAAGGATTGCCTTTAAGAAAAGCGAAACACCCACACTATCTGGACTGGGCGGTAAAGGCTTTTCGCCTTACCGCAAGTGGCGTACAAGATCAAACTCAAATACATACACACATGTGTTATAGTGAGTTCAACAACATCATTGAACACATTGCGGCTATGGATGCCGATGTCATCACCATTGAAACATCCAGGTCTCAAATGGAACTGTTGCAAGCTTTTGCCCATTTTGATTACCCAAATGAAATTGGCCCCGGCGTGTATGATATTCACTCTCCCCGAGTGCCAGGAACGGAAGAAATGGCTGCATTGCTGGCTAAGGCAGCCGAGTTGCTCCCCGCAAGAAATTTATGGGTTAATCCAGATTGCGGATTAAAGACACGAAAATGGCCGGAAACAAAAGCTGCATTGGAAAACATGGTTGCTGCTGCAAGGTATGCACGCGAACAGATAAACGTAAGCAGCCTGATTTAA
- a CDS encoding Lrp/AsnC family transcriptional regulator yields MTDLDETDLMLLKILANNAKHTNKELAAMVNLSPSPVFERMKRLENNGYIKKYIAILDAEKFNQGFIVFCNIRLKQHDKKIGHNFVADIMDIEEVVECYNISGDFDFILKVYARDMKHYQDFVFNKLGSVESIGSTHSTFVMAEIKNTHNISF; encoded by the coding sequence ATGACTGATTTGGACGAAACAGATTTGATGCTGCTAAAGATACTGGCCAACAACGCAAAACACACCAACAAAGAACTCGCAGCGATGGTGAACCTGTCTCCCTCTCCTGTTTTTGAGCGGATGAAAAGGCTGGAGAATAACGGATACATCAAGAAGTACATTGCCATTCTTGATGCAGAAAAATTTAACCAGGGATTTATTGTATTTTGTAACATCAGGCTTAAACAGCATGATAAAAAAATAGGGCATAACTTTGTGGCCGATATTATGGACATTGAAGAGGTAGTGGAGTGCTATAACATTTCGGGAGACTTCGATTTTATTTTAAAGGTATACGCCAGGGACATGAAGCATTACCAGGATTTTGTTTTCAATAAACTTGGTTCAGTGGAAAGTATAGGGAGTACCCACAGTACTTTTGTAATGGCAGAAATAAAAAATACACATAACATCAGCTTTTAA
- a CDS encoding helix-turn-helix domain-containing protein, which produces MPINYLKKIQLGEFNLDGYRISPSIALEAFIEGFYVFSRDLNDHKQLIFNDGYPTIVFLQNSEDTVSITDQNTSSTVKGAWASAGSVKNIYVNYNNPTAQLFIVRFHPTAFHQLFNVSASYFQKQPIFPLEKIAGPNNFSTADFFKAKSVQDKIAFVEAYAQQALKSTHTPNVLQQTLDYIHKIKGNSTVSAVSKDVGVSYKWLERSFLRNIGLLPKEYIQLQRFIHAYLELVGNKEVDLMRIAVNTGYYDANHFLKDFKVYTGKTPMEYLKSTF; this is translated from the coding sequence ATGCCGATTAATTATCTTAAAAAGATACAGTTAGGAGAGTTTAATTTAGATGGATATAGAATTAGTCCTTCAATAGCACTGGAAGCTTTTATCGAAGGATTTTACGTTTTTTCCAGAGACCTTAACGATCATAAACAATTGATTTTTAACGATGGCTATCCTACCATAGTGTTTTTACAGAACAGTGAAGATACAGTATCCATTACAGACCAAAATACCTCCAGTACAGTTAAAGGTGCCTGGGCAAGTGCAGGCTCGGTTAAAAACATTTATGTAAATTACAATAACCCTACAGCACAGCTTTTTATTGTCCGCTTTCATCCAACGGCCTTTCATCAATTGTTTAATGTCAGCGCCTCTTATTTCCAGAAGCAGCCCATCTTTCCCCTTGAAAAGATAGCGGGGCCCAATAACTTCTCTACAGCAGATTTTTTCAAAGCAAAATCAGTACAGGATAAAATTGCCTTTGTAGAAGCCTATGCACAGCAAGCTTTAAAAAGCACGCATACACCAAACGTTCTGCAACAAACCTTAGATTACATTCATAAAATTAAAGGCAACAGTACCGTTAGCGCTGTATCAAAAGATGTTGGCGTAAGTTATAAATGGCTGGAAAGAAGTTTTTTAAGAAATATAGGTCTTTTGCCAAAAGAATACATCCAACTGCAGCGTTTTATCCATGCTTATCTGGAATTGGTAGGCAATAAGGAGGTAGACTTGATGCGCATTGCCGTAAATACGGGCTATTACGATGCCAATCATTTTCTCAAAGATTTTAAAGTATATACTGGTAAAACACCAATGGAATACTTAAAGAGTACTTTTTAA
- the map gene encoding type I methionyl aminopeptidase, with protein MIIKTEEELLGMKKVSDAVALTLLKMKEYTQIGMSTKEIDEYGKKLLEAFGAKSAPFETYGFPGYSCISVNHEFAHGIPSEKVVLKNGDIINIDVSAELEGFWSDNGCSFIVGEDIQGLQHLIDTSHEILLEALSQISGGVRIADIGKLIETKSKKAGYTVIRDLGGHGVGRSLHEEPDGIMNFYDRFDTQRRFRKDSVVAIETFISTQSTFIEKSDDGWGFSGNKGGFVAQHEHTILVTSGKPIILTEANGI; from the coding sequence ATGATTATAAAAACTGAAGAAGAGCTGCTGGGCATGAAAAAAGTAAGTGATGCTGTTGCCCTTACCTTGCTAAAAATGAAGGAATACACGCAAATAGGCATGTCTACTAAGGAAATAGATGAGTATGGCAAAAAGTTATTGGAAGCATTTGGGGCTAAATCTGCACCTTTTGAAACCTATGGCTTTCCGGGTTACAGTTGCATCAGTGTAAACCATGAGTTTGCACATGGCATCCCTTCAGAAAAAGTAGTTTTAAAAAATGGTGACATCATTAACATTGACGTATCTGCAGAACTTGAAGGCTTTTGGTCTGACAACGGCTGTTCTTTTATTGTTGGAGAGGATATTCAGGGCTTGCAACATCTGATTGATACTTCTCATGAAATATTATTGGAGGCACTTTCTCAAATTAGCGGGGGTGTAAGAATTGCGGATATTGGTAAGTTAATAGAAACGAAATCCAAAAAGGCAGGCTATACAGTGATCAGAGATTTAGGCGGTCATGGTGTGGGCAGAAGTTTGCATGAAGAACCTGACGGCATCATGAACTTTTATGACCGTTTTGATACGCAAAGGAGATTTAGGAAAGATAGCGTAGTGGCCATAGAAACCTTTATCTCCACTCAATCTACATTCATTGAAAAATCGGATGATGGATGGGGATTTAGTGGAAATAAAGGCGGTTTTGTAGCTCAACATGAACATACGATACTGGTAACTTCAGGTAAGCCGATCATTTTAACCGAGGCTAACGGGATTTAG
- a CDS encoding Gldg family protein, translated as MRTIFRIARTELSELFYSPVAWLVLIIFPIQAGLDLTKFLQMLGRAQRMGQEFSEVTSQIFGGNYGFYAGVKNTLYLYIPLLTMGLISREIHSGSIKLLLSSPIKVIDIVLGKYLAIMGYGLILMLILGLFGLSAAYAISDIDYKIIISGGLSLYLLICAYAAIGLFMSSLTSYQVVAAISTLAILGVLNFVGGLFQGVDLIRDVTYFLSISGRTEQFINGLISTEDVIYFLLVIVLFLTLTGMRLQAGREVKPLQIKIMRYALLIAACCFLGYISSRPKLTGYLDMTATKSRTLNANSVALVKKMDKPLKITTYINLLDENFYMGKPESKSADEKFFMQYRRFVPELEMDYVYFYDTSKNGGLYKENPGKSDEEIARKVSEIQGVNFEDVLSPLQILKLVDLKPEENRLVRQLAYGNQKSFLRYFNDIVRYPNEQEITAAIKRIVEPDKIPTVSFLTGNGERSKDKEGDADYKTATGELTFRYSLINQGFNLDTVQLQKQDIPKSTSILVIADPTERFTQPDLDKIREYIAGGGNLLLAGEPGKAGILNPVMETLGLQIKADTINEKSRDFAPDFLLASFTEQAAEKYPKFKLFKSDNGVVSMPKATALSVNNVKDFTVTPLLVAKNKVPVALTLTRNLNGKEQRIMVTGDADFMSSAEFYRGRPVTKNFEFTTEVFSWFNYGEFPVSAYRPKSKDLITNDVNGLLLIRTFFFGILPISLLIAGASLLIYRKRR; from the coding sequence ATGAGAACTATATTTAGAATTGCCCGCACAGAGTTAAGTGAGTTATTTTATTCGCCTGTAGCCTGGCTAGTGCTGATCATCTTTCCAATTCAAGCAGGTCTGGACCTCACTAAGTTCCTGCAAATGCTGGGGCGCGCCCAGCGGATGGGCCAGGAATTTTCTGAAGTTACCAGTCAAATATTTGGTGGCAACTATGGCTTTTATGCTGGTGTAAAGAACACCTTGTATCTATACATTCCCTTACTTACCATGGGTCTCATTAGTCGTGAAATCCACAGCGGCTCCATTAAACTACTCTTATCCTCACCTATAAAAGTTATTGATATTGTATTGGGTAAATACCTGGCAATTATGGGGTATGGATTAATTTTAATGCTAATCCTTGGCCTCTTCGGTTTATCTGCGGCCTATGCCATTTCAGATATTGATTATAAAATCATCATATCCGGTGGCTTAAGTTTGTACCTTTTGATTTGTGCATATGCAGCTATAGGCTTGTTTATGTCATCGCTAACTTCCTACCAGGTTGTTGCTGCAATAAGCACACTGGCCATTCTTGGCGTGTTGAATTTTGTAGGCGGACTGTTTCAAGGCGTAGATCTTATTCGCGACGTTACCTATTTTCTTTCAATTTCCGGTCGTACAGAGCAATTTATCAATGGATTGATTAGTACAGAAGATGTCATCTACTTTTTATTAGTCATTGTTTTGTTCCTCACCTTAACCGGAATGCGCTTACAGGCGGGTAGAGAAGTTAAACCACTGCAGATAAAGATAATGCGGTATGCCTTGCTCATTGCAGCATGTTGCTTTTTGGGCTATATCAGTTCCAGACCAAAATTAACGGGCTATCTGGACATGACTGCTACTAAAAGCCGCACGTTAAACGCAAATAGCGTTGCATTGGTAAAGAAGATGGATAAACCATTAAAAATTACCACCTACATCAATCTGCTGGACGAAAACTTTTACATGGGGAAACCAGAATCAAAAAGTGCAGATGAGAAGTTCTTTATGCAATACAGAAGATTTGTTCCCGAACTGGAAATGGATTACGTATATTTTTATGATACCTCCAAAAACGGAGGATTATATAAAGAAAATCCAGGTAAAAGCGATGAAGAAATTGCGCGTAAAGTTTCAGAAATACAAGGTGTAAATTTTGAAGATGTATTAAGCCCCTTACAAATCCTCAAGCTTGTAGATCTTAAACCTGAAGAAAACCGGCTGGTGCGTCAATTGGCTTATGGTAATCAAAAAAGCTTTCTAAGGTACTTTAATGACATTGTGCGGTACCCTAACGAGCAGGAAATTACGGCTGCAATTAAAAGAATTGTTGAACCTGATAAAATTCCTACGGTAAGCTTTTTAACCGGAAACGGGGAACGGAGTAAAGACAAAGAGGGAGATGCGGATTACAAAACCGCGACAGGAGAACTTACTTTTCGCTATTCTTTAATTAATCAGGGTTTTAACCTTGATACCGTACAATTGCAGAAACAGGATATCCCAAAATCTACTTCCATCCTGGTAATTGCAGATCCTACAGAACGGTTTACTCAACCCGATCTTGATAAAATCAGGGAATATATTGCTGGTGGTGGTAATCTGTTATTGGCAGGTGAGCCTGGTAAGGCTGGCATTTTAAACCCCGTTATGGAAACTTTGGGTTTGCAAATTAAGGCTGATACCATTAATGAAAAGAGCAGGGATTTTGCACCAGACTTTCTATTGGCCTCATTTACCGAACAAGCTGCAGAAAAGTATCCGAAATTTAAACTCTTTAAATCAGATAACGGTGTAGTTTCCATGCCAAAGGCTACAGCATTATCGGTTAACAATGTAAAAGATTTTACGGTTACACCTCTATTGGTTGCCAAAAACAAGGTACCTGTCGCTTTAACCTTAACACGAAACTTAAATGGTAAAGAACAGCGAATCATGGTAACAGGCGATGCTGATTTTATGAGTTCAGCAGAATTTTACAGAGGGAGACCTGTAACTAAAAACTTTGAATTTACCACCGAAGTTTTCAGCTGGTTCAATTATGGTGAATTTCCAGTATCCGCTTATCGCCCAAAATCTAAAGATTTGATTACAAATGATGTCAACGGACTGCTGTTGATCCGTACATTTTTCTTTGGAATTTTACCAATCTCCTTATTGATTGCAGGTGCTTCACTGTTAATCTACCGTAAACGCAGGTAA
- a CDS encoding ABC transporter ATP-binding protein — protein sequence MQEPILKIEQLSHRYSKDWAVRDVSFEINKNGIVGLLGSNGAGKSTTMNILCGVLSQTEGKVLIEGFDTRKDPEAAKKRIGFLPQNAPLHLELTVNEYLTYCAHLRLIDKDKIKAAVDAVKERCGVAHFSNRLIGNLSGGYRQRVGIAQAIIHQPLLVVLDEPTNGLDPNQILEVRHLIREIAEERAVIFSSHILAEIQATCQDIIMIEGGKMVFKNTMDAFNNYIEPNSLLVTLQHPPDAQELKAIDGVEQVEFLSAKVIRMHFNVSPKITEDLVKTSVLRNWGLSEITLEKSSLDAIFAQLSNQKPNQIAK from the coding sequence ATGCAAGAACCAATTTTAAAAATAGAGCAACTATCGCACAGGTATAGTAAAGACTGGGCGGTACGTGATGTAAGCTTTGAAATCAATAAAAATGGCATCGTGGGACTACTTGGTTCTAACGGTGCTGGAAAATCCACCACAATGAACATCCTTTGTGGCGTACTCAGTCAAACAGAAGGTAAAGTATTAATAGAAGGTTTTGATACCCGTAAAGATCCCGAAGCAGCTAAAAAAAGGATTGGTTTTCTTCCTCAAAATGCACCATTACATTTGGAACTTACCGTAAATGAATATCTAACCTATTGTGCGCACTTAAGATTAATAGACAAAGATAAAATTAAAGCAGCTGTTGATGCCGTTAAAGAACGTTGCGGTGTGGCGCATTTCAGTAACCGGTTAATAGGGAACCTTTCTGGTGGTTACAGGCAGCGGGTAGGTATTGCACAGGCAATCATTCATCAGCCGCTGCTGGTGGTTTTAGATGAACCTACCAATGGTCTCGATCCCAATCAAATACTTGAAGTCCGCCATTTAATCCGGGAAATAGCAGAAGAGCGGGCAGTTATTTTCTCCTCGCACATTTTAGCAGAAATACAAGCCACCTGTCAGGATATCATTATGATAGAGGGCGGGAAAATGGTGTTCAAAAATACCATGGATGCCTTCAACAACTACATAGAACCAAATAGTTTGCTGGTTACGCTGCAGCATCCACCCGATGCGCAGGAACTTAAGGCCATAGATGGAGTAGAGCAGGTTGAATTTTTAAGTGCTAAAGTCATCAGGATGCATTTTAATGTCTCGCCCAAAATTACAGAAGACCTGGTAAAAACCAGTGTTTTGCGGAACTGGGGATTGAGTGAAATAACCTTAGAGAAAAGCTCGCTTGATGCCATTTTCGCTCAGTTGTCTAATCAAAAACCAAATCAGATCGCAAAATAA
- a CDS encoding RagB/SusD family nutrient uptake outer membrane protein has protein sequence MKIKYLYIAFVFLSLGSCKKFLDIVPKDKFIPSTVEDYENMLNYATVSTYGDYFEDLITDDAFLPEGQPGNLYTKQRLSARKIYTFNKDVYGEGDNDILWSEGYKRIFYFNTVANNIMKAQGSTEAEKRSIRAEALLGRALEHLMLVNVYGKHYDAATAGTDPGAPLVLEADISAKNSRNTVQEVYNQVIADAEEAVKDLPLKNKISKFRACKAGGYAFLSRVYLFMGDYANALKNADLALGLQNELANMNGYNVIVPGPFPNDPNIPGAPLGWTNIPNAERHPESLVARTNLRPFGLGMDVCATPELTSLFSNNDRRWALYFANAWPPAPPFNYMDRYGVKIFLRGDYYNNCLAVPEVYLNRAECKARANNLSGALADINKLRLNRIVPAAYHEFTPADFNNDSERVLRFVLEERRRELVFTGMRVIDLKRLNKETRFQKTITHVAEGVTYTLTPNSPNYLRQIWPAASVFNPDWTLNP, from the coding sequence ATGAAAATAAAATATTTATATATAGCATTTGTTTTTTTAAGCCTAGGCAGCTGCAAGAAATTTCTGGACATTGTTCCTAAAGACAAGTTTATCCCCAGTACAGTTGAAGATTATGAAAATATGCTCAATTATGCAACTGTTTCCACTTACGGAGATTACTTTGAAGATTTAATTACGGATGATGCCTTTTTGCCAGAAGGGCAGCCAGGTAACTTGTACACCAAACAACGGCTAAGTGCAAGGAAGATTTACACTTTCAACAAAGACGTATACGGAGAAGGGGATAACGATATCCTATGGAGTGAGGGCTATAAACGCATTTTTTACTTTAATACGGTTGCAAATAATATCATGAAAGCGCAGGGTAGTACCGAAGCTGAAAAGAGAAGCATCAGGGCCGAAGCATTGTTGGGTAGGGCATTGGAGCATTTAATGTTGGTAAATGTTTACGGAAAGCATTATGACGCAGCAACCGCTGGTACAGATCCAGGCGCCCCCCTTGTTTTAGAAGCAGATATCAGCGCAAAAAATAGTAGAAATACAGTTCAGGAGGTATACAACCAGGTCATTGCCGATGCAGAGGAAGCTGTTAAAGATCTTCCTTTAAAAAACAAAATATCTAAGTTTAGGGCCTGCAAAGCTGGTGGTTATGCGTTTTTAAGCCGGGTATATCTTTTCATGGGCGATTATGCGAACGCCTTAAAGAACGCCGATCTGGCTCTTGGCTTACAAAATGAATTGGCAAACATGAATGGCTACAATGTCATCGTGCCCGGACCATTCCCTAATGATCCTAATATTCCAGGGGCGCCTTTGGGATGGACCAATATCCCCAATGCAGAGCGTCATCCAGAGAGTCTGGTAGCTCGTACAAACCTGCGTCCATTTGGACTGGGAATGGATGTTTGTGCAACGCCAGAGCTGACCAGTTTATTTTCAAATAATGATAGGAGGTGGGCATTGTATTTTGCTAATGCCTGGCCACCGGCACCCCCCTTCAATTACATGGATAGATATGGCGTTAAGATTTTTCTAAGGGGCGATTATTACAATAACTGCCTTGCTGTACCAGAAGTTTATTTAAATCGTGCAGAATGTAAAGCAAGAGCTAACAACCTTAGCGGAGCGTTGGCAGACATCAATAAACTGAGATTAAATAGAATCGTCCCGGCTGCATACCATGAATTTACACCGGCAGATTTTAATAATGATAGTGAAAGGGTACTACGCTTTGTATTAGAAGAACGCAGAAGAGAACTTGTGTTTACCGGCATGCGCGTAATTGATCTAAAACGTTTAAACAAAGAAACAAGATTTCAGAAAACCATTACGCATGTGGCTGAAGGGGTAACCTACACGTTAACACCAAATAGTCCTAATTATCTCCGTCAAATATGGCCAGCTGCCTCTGTGTTTAATCCAGACTGGACGCTAAATCCATAA